In Propionicimonas paludicola, a single window of DNA contains:
- the recA gene encoding recombinase RecA, producing MAIADREKALAAALAQIEKAHGKGSVMRLGDETRLPIEVIPTGSIALDVALGIGGLPRGRVVEIYGPESSGKTTVALHAIANAQAGGGICAFIDAEHALDPDYAGKLGVDTDALLVSQPDNGEQALEIADTLVRSGALALIVIDSVAALTPRAEIEGEMGDSHVGLQARLMSQALRKMTGALSGANTTAIFINQLREKIGVMFGSPETTTGGRALKFYSSVRLDVRRIETLKDGAEMVGNRTRVKVVKNKVAPPFKQAEFDIIYGQGISREGSLIDLGVDTGIIRKAGAWFTYEADQLGQGKENARTYLKNNPAVADEIEKRILAHLGVGAAPAGVPEGIDPVTGEVEF from the coding sequence ATGGCGATTGCGGACCGGGAAAAGGCGCTGGCTGCGGCGTTGGCGCAGATCGAGAAGGCGCACGGCAAGGGCTCGGTGATGCGCCTGGGCGACGAGACCAGGCTGCCGATCGAGGTGATCCCCACCGGGTCGATCGCTTTGGACGTGGCGCTGGGCATCGGCGGCCTGCCGCGGGGGCGAGTGGTCGAGATCTACGGCCCGGAGTCCAGCGGTAAGACCACGGTGGCTCTGCACGCGATCGCCAACGCCCAGGCGGGCGGCGGCATCTGCGCCTTCATCGACGCTGAGCACGCCCTCGACCCGGATTACGCCGGGAAGCTGGGCGTGGACACCGATGCGCTCCTGGTCAGCCAGCCGGACAACGGCGAGCAGGCCCTGGAGATCGCTGACACGCTGGTCCGGTCCGGGGCGCTGGCCCTGATCGTGATCGACTCGGTGGCCGCGCTGACCCCGCGTGCTGAGATCGAGGGCGAGATGGGCGACAGCCACGTCGGCCTGCAGGCCCGGCTGATGAGCCAGGCGCTGCGCAAGATGACCGGTGCGCTCTCCGGAGCGAACACCACGGCCATCTTCATCAACCAGCTACGCGAGAAGATCGGCGTGATGTTCGGCTCGCCGGAGACCACCACCGGTGGCCGCGCGCTGAAGTTCTACTCCTCGGTGCGGCTGGACGTGCGCCGGATCGAGACCCTGAAGGACGGCGCCGAGATGGTCGGCAACCGGACCCGGGTCAAGGTCGTCAAGAACAAGGTGGCGCCCCCGTTCAAGCAGGCCGAGTTCGACATCATCTACGGCCAGGGGATCAGCCGCGAAGGCAGCCTGATCGACCTGGGTGTCGACACCGGGATCATTCGCAAGGCCGGAGCCTGGTTCACCTACGAGGCCGATCAGCTCGGCCAGGGCAAGGAGAACGCGCGCACCTACCTGAAGAACAACCCGGCGGTGGCCGACGAGATCGAGAAGCGGATCCTGGCCCACCTGGGTGTGGGGGCTGCGCCAGCCGGAGTCCCCGAGGGCATCGACCCGGTGACCGGCGAGGTGGAGTTCTGA
- the pgsA gene encoding CDP-diacylglycerol--glycerol-3-phosphate 3-phosphatidyltransferase, which yields MTQETPTRGVPANLPNALTVLRLILVPVFVTLLFIDASSLSWRLAATLAFGVAILTDYFDGRLARKHNLISDFGKIWDPIADKALTGAAFISLSILGELPWWVTIVILVREWGITWMRVIMLRYEVMAAAAGGKLKTLLQSIALLMFLPYNIWSTEAVWPFWFWLGWLVMGAAFVLTVVTGVMYVFDALRLRAAAQAGRDRDDSA from the coding sequence ATGACCCAGGAAACGCCGACTCGCGGCGTGCCAGCAAACCTGCCGAACGCCCTGACCGTGCTCCGGCTGATCCTCGTACCCGTCTTCGTGACGCTGCTGTTCATCGATGCGTCCAGCCTGAGTTGGCGGTTGGCGGCCACCCTGGCTTTCGGCGTGGCCATCCTGACCGACTACTTCGACGGACGGCTGGCCCGCAAGCACAACCTGATCAGCGACTTCGGCAAGATCTGGGACCCGATCGCGGACAAGGCCCTCACCGGTGCGGCCTTCATCAGTCTGAGCATCCTGGGCGAGCTCCCCTGGTGGGTCACCATCGTGATCCTGGTCCGGGAGTGGGGCATCACCTGGATGCGCGTGATCATGCTGCGCTACGAGGTGATGGCCGCTGCGGCCGGCGGAAAGCTGAAGACGCTGCTGCAGTCGATCGCCCTGCTGATGTTCCTGCCCTACAACATCTGGTCCACTGAGGCCGTCTGGCCGTTCTGGTTCTGGCTGGGCTGGCTGGTGATGGGTGCCGCCTTCGTGCTCACCGTGGTCACTGGGGTGATGTACGTGTTCGACGCGCTCCGGCTGCGGGCTGCGGCCCAAGCCGGCCGAGATCGCGATGACTCTGCCTGA
- a CDS encoding CinA family protein — MTLPDPRVEALVAGLSASGQTVATAESLTGGLIGATLTEVPGASAVYLGGVIVYQTALKARLGGVPDAILERDGPVAGSTAEALAVGVRDSTGATWGLSVTGVAGPTSQAGQPPGTVWIGLAGPSGVISRHLQLDGDRSQVRAATVDAALSWLAGQALGKDWSCS, encoded by the coding sequence ATGACTCTGCCTGATCCCCGGGTCGAGGCACTGGTGGCCGGACTCAGCGCGTCCGGCCAGACCGTGGCCACCGCCGAGTCGCTGACCGGGGGACTGATTGGGGCAACCCTCACCGAAGTGCCCGGCGCCTCTGCGGTCTATCTGGGCGGAGTGATCGTCTATCAGACGGCCCTCAAAGCTCGGCTGGGTGGTGTTCCGGACGCCATCCTGGAGCGGGACGGGCCGGTGGCCGGCAGCACGGCCGAAGCGCTCGCCGTGGGCGTGCGTGATTCCACGGGAGCCACCTGGGGACTGTCTGTCACGGGCGTGGCCGGGCCCACCAGTCAGGCCGGGCAGCCGCCGGGCACGGTCTGGATCGGATTGGCCGGGCCGTCCGGGGTGATCAGTCGTCACCTGCAGCTGGACGGCGACCGGTCCCAGGTGCGCGCGGCAACGGTGGACGCCGCACTGTCCTGGCTGGCCGGGCAGGCGCTGGGCAAAGACTGGAGTTGTAGTTGA
- a CDS encoding regulatory protein RecX, with product MSARTPAGRVLSEQPEDSPTAVDQAADPLAVAREIALRQLTVRARSRQELAKALARKGVPEATAEQVLDRLTEVGLIDDAAFARDWLAAGGRRQRSRRALMAELGEKGVDREIIQDAVAELDSDQDYAVARAYAERKAVSLARLEPQVRYRRLTGALARRGFPSSVVAQVAREVLADLDVLDGGELEV from the coding sequence ATGAGTGCCAGAACGCCGGCCGGACGGGTGCTCAGCGAACAGCCTGAGGACAGCCCTACGGCCGTCGATCAGGCCGCTGATCCACTGGCGGTGGCCCGTGAGATTGCCCTGCGGCAACTCACGGTGCGAGCCCGCAGCCGGCAGGAGTTGGCCAAGGCACTGGCCCGCAAGGGCGTCCCGGAGGCGACCGCCGAGCAGGTGCTGGACCGGCTGACTGAGGTCGGTCTGATCGACGACGCGGCCTTCGCCAGGGACTGGTTGGCCGCCGGTGGCCGACGCCAGCGCAGCCGGCGCGCATTGATGGCCGAGCTGGGTGAGAAGGGTGTGGATCGGGAGATCATCCAGGACGCAGTGGCCGAGCTCGACTCCGATCAGGACTACGCGGTGGCCCGGGCCTATGCCGAGCGTAAGGCGGTCAGCTTGGCCCGGCTCGAGCCCCAGGTTCGCTATCGCCGCTTGACTGGTGCGCTGGCCCGCCGCGGCTTCCCGAGTTCGGTGGTGGCCCAAGTGGCGCGCGAGGTTCTGGCCGACCTGGACGTGCTGGACGGCGGCGAGCTAGAGGTTTAG
- the miaA gene encoding tRNA (adenosine(37)-N6)-dimethylallyltransferase MiaA produces MSAVSIPVVVINGPTASGKTGLAVTVAQALRAQGRPAEVVNTDSMLVYRGMDIGTAKPSLAERAGVPHHLIDILEITEEASVARLQELARAAIADCRGRGVVPILVGGSALYVHAIVDEFSFPATDPVVRSRLEAELEQLGNAELHARLAARAPEVAAGILPGNGRRIVRALEVLELTGSFSSQLPQWRYALEPVLQYALDVPRDELDARIGERVEAMWAAGLVAEVAELERRGLREGRTACRAIGYRQVLAFLAGECGEAEAKQAIVQVTRRFARKQLGWLRRDPRIVWLSPGRAAGEAIVSEVQGRLQNGRQENQ; encoded by the coding sequence ATGTCTGCTGTGAGCATTCCGGTGGTGGTGATCAACGGGCCCACCGCCAGCGGCAAGACCGGCCTGGCGGTCACGGTGGCCCAGGCGCTGCGGGCGCAGGGCCGTCCGGCCGAGGTGGTGAACACCGACTCGATGCTGGTCTACCGCGGCATGGATATCGGAACCGCCAAGCCGAGCCTGGCCGAGCGGGCCGGAGTGCCGCACCATCTGATCGACATTCTCGAGATCACCGAAGAGGCCAGTGTCGCCCGGCTGCAGGAGCTGGCCCGGGCGGCGATCGCCGACTGCCGCGGACGTGGCGTGGTGCCGATCCTGGTCGGCGGGTCGGCCCTGTACGTCCATGCCATCGTGGACGAGTTCAGCTTCCCGGCCACCGATCCGGTGGTCCGGTCCCGACTGGAGGCCGAGCTGGAGCAGTTGGGCAACGCCGAACTTCATGCGCGGCTGGCGGCCCGGGCACCCGAGGTGGCCGCCGGGATCCTGCCCGGCAACGGGCGCCGGATCGTCCGCGCCCTGGAGGTGCTGGAGCTGACCGGCAGCTTCAGCTCGCAGCTGCCGCAGTGGCGCTACGCGCTCGAGCCGGTCCTGCAGTACGCCCTGGACGTGCCTCGCGACGAGCTGGACGCCCGGATCGGCGAGCGGGTGGAGGCCATGTGGGCGGCGGGCCTGGTGGCCGAGGTCGCTGAACTGGAGCGTCGCGGGCTGCGCGAAGGCCGGACCGCATGCCGGGCCATCGGCTACCGGCAGGTGCTGGCCTTCCTGGCCGGTGAGTGTGGTGAGGCCGAGGCCAAGCAGGCGATCGTCCAGGTCACCCGCCGGTTCGCCCGCAAGCAGCTGGGCTGGCTGCGCCGCGACCCGCGGATCGTCTGGCTGAGCCCGGGACGGGCGGCGGGCGAGGCGATTGTGTCCGAGGTCCAAGGTAGGCTTCAGAACGGTCGACAGGAGAATCAGTGA
- the rimO gene encoding 30S ribosomal protein S12 methylthiotransferase RimO: protein MRESAGGKVAVHLIGLGCARNDVDTEELAGRLSADGFELTDDPRAASAIVVNTCGFIEAAKKDSIDTILDAADLGGPKKAVVAVGCLAERYGAELAQALPEADAVLGFDDYPDIADRLRFILAGGRPASHQPRDRRSLLPLAPAARQARSGQVTVPGHLSLPDGTAPASGPRPIRKRLSTAPSAPLKIASGCDRRCTFCAIPAFRGSYLSRPIAEVVAEAEWLVGEGVRELVLVSENSTGYGKDLGSNLETLLTEMVGAVPIDWLRVSYLQPAEVRPSLLEAMITLPGVVPYFDLPFQHASPPVLRRMRRFGDPESFLDLIERIRDGRPQAGIRSNVIVGFPGETAEDFEILCEFIAAANLDAVGVFGYSDEEGTEASGLGGKLSPELISERVDRLSSLVDEVSAQRAEDRIGERVQILLEGRDSTDGWFGRAAHQGPETDGHVSLGQLVGVGSGDLVWGRVTGTDGVDLVADLED, encoded by the coding sequence GTGCGCGAATCAGCTGGCGGCAAAGTCGCGGTCCATCTGATCGGGTTGGGCTGTGCCCGAAACGACGTAGATACCGAAGAGTTGGCCGGCCGACTGTCGGCGGACGGCTTCGAACTGACCGATGACCCACGGGCCGCTTCGGCGATCGTGGTGAACACCTGCGGCTTCATCGAGGCCGCCAAGAAGGACTCGATCGACACCATCCTCGACGCGGCCGATCTCGGTGGCCCGAAGAAGGCCGTGGTAGCCGTCGGCTGCCTGGCAGAGCGCTACGGTGCCGAACTGGCCCAGGCGCTGCCCGAGGCGGACGCGGTGCTCGGCTTCGACGACTATCCCGATATCGCCGACCGGCTGCGGTTCATCCTGGCCGGCGGACGTCCGGCCAGTCATCAGCCTCGGGATCGCCGCTCCCTGCTGCCGTTGGCGCCGGCTGCCCGGCAGGCCCGCAGCGGACAGGTCACCGTGCCCGGGCATCTCAGCCTGCCGGACGGGACGGCACCGGCCAGCGGGCCGCGGCCGATCCGCAAGCGGCTCAGCACGGCCCCCAGTGCTCCGCTGAAGATCGCCTCAGGCTGCGACCGGCGCTGCACTTTCTGCGCGATCCCCGCCTTCCGCGGGTCGTATCTGTCCCGGCCGATCGCCGAAGTGGTGGCCGAGGCCGAGTGGCTGGTCGGCGAGGGCGTCCGCGAGCTCGTCCTGGTCAGCGAGAACTCGACCGGCTACGGCAAGGATCTGGGCTCCAATCTGGAGACTCTGCTCACCGAGATGGTCGGTGCGGTGCCGATCGACTGGCTGCGAGTCTCGTACCTGCAGCCGGCCGAAGTGCGTCCGTCGCTGCTCGAGGCCATGATCACCCTGCCTGGCGTGGTGCCGTACTTCGATCTGCCCTTCCAGCACGCCTCGCCGCCGGTGCTGCGGCGGATGCGCCGGTTCGGCGATCCGGAGTCTTTCCTTGACCTGATCGAACGGATCCGCGACGGACGCCCGCAGGCCGGCATCCGCAGCAATGTGATCGTGGGCTTCCCCGGCGAGACCGCCGAGGACTTCGAAATCCTGTGTGAGTTCATCGCCGCGGCCAATCTGGACGCCGTCGGCGTCTTCGGCTACTCCGACGAAGAGGGCACCGAGGCGTCCGGGCTGGGCGGGAAGTTGTCGCCGGAGCTGATCTCCGAGCGGGTGGACCGGCTCTCCTCCCTGGTGGACGAGGTGTCGGCGCAGCGGGCCGAGGACCGGATCGGCGAGCGGGTGCAGATTCTGCTGGAGGGCAGGGACAGCACCGACGGCTGGTTCGGACGGGCCGCGCATCAGGGTCCCGAGACCGACGGTCACGTCAGTCTCGGCCAGCTGGTGGGCGTCGGCTCGGGGGACCTGGTCTGGGGTAGGGTCACCGGCACCGACGGCGTCGATCTGGTCGCCGACTTGGAGGACTGA
- the rny gene encoding ribonuclease Y — protein sequence MDIPLLLTVVTVLAVSVVLLVVGLALVMRQAGVGRGASTAAESLRQSVERREAALELREHDLTAAQAELSEAKAALAQAESALHARADQVEHLLAAREQALVDVAGLTQAEARAEVLAAAEREARLQAAQQAREIEAEAKQGAETKARALITTAVQRLAAEQTSESVVTAVALPSEEMKGRLIGREGRNIRSFEQITGVNLLIDDNPESVLLSCFDPVRRETARLTLVELIEDGRIHPARIEEAHERSRERLSQASLRAAEDAVLEMGITDLSPELLPVLGSLQFRTSYGQNVLRHLIECGHIAGLLAAELGLDEATCRRAAFLHDIGKGLSHQEPGSHALAGAALARRAGEHPDIVHAIEAHHNEVEPRTVEAILTQAADAISGSRPGARRESVELYVKRLAKLEELAGAHRGVQKVFAMQAGREIRVMVAPEQVSDAEAAAIAKDIAKQVELQLTYPGNIRVTVVRESRATALARRPVNAG from the coding sequence GTGGACATCCCACTTCTGCTCACTGTGGTCACCGTGCTGGCGGTCTCGGTGGTGCTGCTGGTGGTCGGACTCGCCCTGGTGATGCGACAGGCCGGGGTCGGCCGTGGCGCATCGACCGCGGCAGAGTCGCTGCGTCAGTCGGTGGAGCGCCGAGAGGCGGCCCTCGAACTGCGTGAGCATGACCTGACTGCGGCTCAGGCCGAACTGAGCGAGGCGAAGGCCGCATTGGCGCAGGCCGAGTCGGCCCTACACGCCCGTGCCGACCAGGTCGAACACCTGCTGGCCGCTCGTGAGCAGGCACTGGTCGACGTGGCCGGGCTGACCCAAGCTGAGGCCCGCGCCGAGGTGTTGGCTGCAGCCGAGCGTGAGGCCCGACTCCAGGCCGCCCAGCAGGCGCGGGAGATCGAGGCGGAAGCCAAGCAGGGCGCGGAGACCAAGGCACGTGCCCTGATCACCACGGCCGTGCAGCGGCTGGCCGCCGAGCAGACCTCGGAGTCGGTGGTGACTGCCGTGGCCCTGCCCAGTGAGGAGATGAAGGGCCGCCTGATCGGCCGTGAAGGCCGCAACATCCGATCGTTCGAACAGATCACCGGGGTGAACCTGCTGATCGACGACAATCCGGAGAGCGTCCTGCTGTCCTGCTTCGACCCGGTCCGCCGGGAGACCGCTCGGCTCACCCTGGTCGAGCTGATCGAGGACGGCCGGATTCACCCGGCCCGGATCGAGGAGGCCCACGAGCGCAGTCGCGAGCGGCTCAGCCAGGCGAGCCTGCGGGCCGCCGAGGACGCCGTCCTCGAGATGGGGATCACCGACCTGTCGCCCGAACTGCTGCCAGTGCTCGGCTCGCTGCAGTTCCGCACCTCCTACGGCCAGAACGTGCTGCGGCACCTGATCGAGTGTGGCCACATCGCCGGCCTGCTGGCCGCCGAGCTCGGCCTGGACGAGGCAACCTGCCGCCGGGCCGCGTTCCTGCACGACATCGGCAAGGGGCTGAGCCATCAGGAGCCGGGCTCCCATGCGCTGGCCGGGGCGGCGCTGGCCCGTCGGGCCGGGGAGCACCCCGACATCGTCCACGCCATCGAGGCGCACCACAACGAGGTCGAGCCACGCACCGTCGAGGCGATCCTCACCCAGGCCGCCGACGCCATCAGCGGCAGCCGCCCGGGCGCCCGCCGGGAGAGCGTCGAGCTCTACGTGAAGCGGCTGGCCAAGCTGGAGGAGCTGGCCGGCGCGCATCGCGGCGTCCAGAAGGTCTTCGCCATGCAGGCCGGCCGGGAGATCCGGGTGATGGTCGCCCCCGAGCAGGTCAGCGACGCCGAAGCCGCGGCCATCGCCAAGGACATCGCCAAGCAGGTCGAGCTGCAACTCACCTACCCGGGCAACATCCGGGTGACCGTGGTGCGGGAGTCGCGGGCCACGGCGCTGGCCCGACGTCCGGTCAACGCCGGGTAA
- a CDS encoding helix-turn-helix domain-containing protein: MAHDVRERPLLMRELLGETLREVRTGSKLTLREVSGRARVSLGYLSEIERGQKEASSELLNAVCSALDVPLAEVLRSVSDRLDEHAADNVTQLRPAGPRVYAA; encoded by the coding sequence ATGGCCCATGATGTGCGTGAGCGCCCGCTGCTGATGCGGGAGTTGCTCGGCGAGACCCTGCGCGAGGTGCGTACCGGGTCGAAGCTCACTTTGCGCGAGGTGTCCGGGCGGGCCAGGGTCAGCCTCGGCTACCTGTCCGAGATCGAGCGTGGCCAGAAGGAAGCGTCTTCGGAGCTCCTGAACGCGGTCTGCTCGGCACTGGACGTCCCGCTGGCGGAGGTGCTCCGTTCGGTCTCCGATCGCCTCGACGAGCACGCGGCCGACAACGTCACTCAGCTGCGGCCGGCCGGCCCGCGCGTTTACGCGGCCTGA
- a CDS encoding antitoxin: protein MDFVEQIKGAVADHADEIKEGVEQLGDFIDEKTDGKFTAQVDQAQQFIADQLGGDK from the coding sequence ATGGACTTCGTCGAACAGATCAAGGGAGCCGTTGCTGACCATGCGGACGAGATCAAGGAAGGCGTCGAGCAGTTGGGTGACTTCATTGATGAGAAGACCGACGGGAAGTTCACGGCCCAGGTGGATCAGGCCCAGCAGTTCATCGCTGACCAACTGGGTGGCGACAAGTAG
- a CDS encoding DUF3046 domain-containing protein yields the protein MREGELRGKLAHHLGATYSLAWADTVVIGQLEHRTVSQALAAGLPCRRIWLAAWAALELPDSER from the coding sequence ATGCGCGAGGGCGAGCTTCGCGGCAAGCTGGCTCACCATCTGGGAGCCACCTATTCCCTGGCTTGGGCCGACACCGTGGTGATCGGGCAGCTGGAGCACCGAACCGTCTCTCAAGCATTGGCGGCCGGGCTTCCGTGCCGCCGGATCTGGCTGGCTGCGTGGGCTGCATTGGAGCTTCCTGACAGCGAGCGCTGA
- the miaB gene encoding tRNA (N6-isopentenyl adenosine(37)-C2)-methylthiotransferase MiaB: protein MRTYEVVTYGCQMNVHDSERIQGVLEEAGYVAAEPGSQADVVVFNTCAVRENADNRLYGNLGHLAPVKGAHPGMQIAVGGCMAQKDRQIVVDKAPWVDVVFGTHNLGSLPVLLERARVQQEAQVEILESLERFPSTLPTRRDSAYAAWVSISVGCNNTCTFCIVPALRGKETDRRPGDILAEIQTLVAEGVQEITLLGQNVNSYGVEFGDRGAFAKLLRACGEVDGLERVRFTSPHPAAFTDDVIAAMAETPNVMPSLHMPLQSGSDRVLKAMRRSYRSEKFLGILDRVRAAMPAAAITTDIIVGFPGETEEDFQATLDVVRASRFAAAFTFQYSIRPGTPAATMPDQVPREVVQERYERLVELVGEISWAENRALVGQTVEVMFAEGEGRKDEATARMSGRAKDNRLVHVRVPEEPELRPRPGDFAEVEITYAAPHHLNADAGLLSLRRAASGAAPAASRGRQLSIQPKN, encoded by the coding sequence ATGCGTACCTACGAGGTGGTCACCTATGGCTGCCAAATGAACGTCCACGACTCCGAGCGGATCCAGGGCGTCCTGGAGGAAGCCGGCTATGTGGCCGCAGAGCCGGGCAGCCAGGCCGACGTGGTGGTGTTCAACACCTGCGCGGTCCGGGAGAACGCCGACAACCGGCTCTACGGCAACCTCGGTCACCTGGCGCCGGTGAAGGGTGCCCATCCGGGGATGCAGATCGCCGTCGGCGGCTGTATGGCCCAGAAGGACCGGCAGATCGTGGTCGACAAGGCGCCGTGGGTGGACGTCGTCTTCGGCACCCACAACCTCGGCTCGCTGCCGGTGCTGCTGGAGCGGGCCCGGGTGCAGCAGGAGGCCCAGGTGGAGATCCTGGAGTCGCTGGAGCGGTTCCCGTCCACCCTGCCGACCCGCCGTGACTCCGCCTACGCAGCCTGGGTGTCGATCAGTGTGGGCTGCAACAACACCTGCACCTTCTGCATCGTCCCGGCGCTGCGCGGCAAGGAGACCGACCGGCGTCCCGGCGACATCCTGGCCGAGATCCAGACGCTGGTCGCCGAGGGGGTCCAGGAGATCACCCTGCTCGGCCAGAACGTGAACAGCTACGGCGTCGAGTTCGGCGACCGGGGCGCGTTCGCCAAGCTGCTACGCGCCTGTGGCGAGGTGGACGGCCTGGAGCGGGTCCGGTTCACCTCCCCGCATCCGGCCGCCTTCACCGACGACGTGATCGCGGCAATGGCCGAGACCCCGAATGTGATGCCATCGCTGCACATGCCGCTGCAGTCCGGCTCGGACCGGGTGCTGAAGGCCATGCGCCGCTCCTACCGCAGCGAGAAGTTCCTGGGCATCCTGGATCGAGTGCGCGCGGCCATGCCCGCCGCGGCCATCACCACCGACATCATCGTCGGCTTCCCGGGCGAGACAGAGGAGGACTTCCAGGCGACCCTGGACGTGGTCCGCGCCTCCCGCTTCGCCGCGGCGTTCACCTTCCAGTACTCGATCCGCCCCGGCACGCCTGCGGCGACCATGCCCGATCAGGTGCCGCGCGAGGTGGTCCAGGAGCGCTACGAGCGGCTGGTCGAGCTGGTCGGCGAGATCAGCTGGGCGGAGAACCGTGCGCTGGTCGGCCAGACGGTCGAGGTCATGTTCGCCGAGGGTGAGGGACGCAAGGACGAAGCCACGGCCCGGATGTCGGGCCGGGCCAAGGACAACCGGCTGGTCCACGTCCGAGTGCCGGAGGAGCCGGAGCTGCGTCCGCGTCCGGGCGACTTCGCCGAGGTGGAGATCACCTACGCTGCGCCGCACCACCTGAACGCGGACGCCGGGTTGCTCAGCCTGCGCCGGGCCGCCTCGGGTGCTGCACCGGCTGCGTCGCGCGGCCGGCAGCTGAGCATTCAGCCCAAGAACTAA
- the dapF gene encoding diaminopimelate epimerase yields the protein MSSISFAKGHGTRNDFVLLLDPSGELELSAAHVRFLCDRRAGVGADGILRAVRAEAVPEWDGPGDQWFMDYRNADGSIAEMCGNGLRVFLRYLAEQGLVDSAERVPVATRAGARTGWFLPDGRVAVTMGRVQLGEQVEVRLGEHSWPARAVSVGNPHAVSALRSDESLSELDLQSAPIAAPAEVFPAGANFEFVVSSGPGEISMRVHERGVGETASCGTGVVAAAAAAGGSEHCRVRVRGGELEVDLSGDEAVLIGPAVIVAHGVVDWPDELG from the coding sequence GTGAGCAGCATCAGCTTCGCGAAGGGTCATGGCACCCGGAACGACTTCGTGCTGCTCCTGGATCCCTCCGGCGAGCTCGAGTTGAGCGCCGCACACGTCCGCTTCCTCTGCGACCGCAGGGCCGGAGTGGGCGCGGACGGCATCCTGCGCGCGGTGCGGGCCGAGGCGGTCCCCGAGTGGGACGGGCCCGGTGACCAGTGGTTCATGGACTACCGCAACGCCGACGGGTCGATCGCCGAGATGTGCGGCAACGGCCTGCGGGTCTTCCTGCGCTACCTGGCTGAGCAGGGGCTGGTCGACAGCGCCGAGCGCGTTCCGGTGGCCACCCGGGCCGGGGCTCGGACCGGATGGTTCCTGCCCGACGGCCGGGTCGCGGTGACCATGGGCCGGGTGCAGCTCGGTGAGCAGGTCGAGGTTCGGCTCGGCGAGCATTCCTGGCCGGCTCGTGCGGTCTCGGTGGGCAACCCGCATGCGGTGAGTGCCCTGAGGTCTGACGAGAGCCTGTCCGAGCTCGACCTGCAGAGCGCTCCGATCGCTGCGCCGGCCGAGGTGTTCCCGGCCGGTGCCAACTTCGAGTTCGTGGTGTCGTCCGGCCCCGGTGAGATTTCGATGCGCGTTCACGAGCGGGGCGTCGGCGAGACGGCATCCTGCGGTACCGGGGTAGTTGCGGCCGCGGCCGCAGCCGGCGGCTCCGAGCATTGCCGGGTCCGGGTGCGTGGCGGCGAGCTGGAGGTCGACCTCAGCGGGGACGAGGCGGTGCTGATCGGGCCGGCCGTGATCGTGGCTCACGGCGTCGTCGACTGGCCGGACGAGCTGGGCTGA